A single window of Penaeus chinensis breed Huanghai No. 1 chromosome 9, ASM1920278v2, whole genome shotgun sequence DNA harbors:
- the LOC125028614 gene encoding uncharacterized protein LOC125028614 has product MRGLRLDSEHKPRGYGAGSAGWQSRSANDILLCSESRGEVEDDLERWRHAMGRRGMKVSRRKPEYLCINEKEGDDRVRMQGEEIKKVNEFKCLGSTPDCEGSKNAEVKRRKGGRVEWVEKYDGSFV; this is encoded by the exons ATGCGTGGTCTTCGTCTAGACTCTGAACATAAACCTAGGGGGTACGGTGCAGGCAGTGCAGGATGGCAGTCACGTTCTGCAA ACGACATTTTGTTATGTAGCGAAAgtagaggagaagtagaagatgatCTGGAAAGGTGGAGACATGCAATGGGGAGGCGTGGCATGAAAGTCAGCAGAAGGAAGCCAGAGTATCTTTGtataaatgagaaggaaggagatgacaGAGTTAGGATGCAAGGGGAAGAGATCAAGAAAGTGAACGAATTTAAGTGTTTGGGTTCAACACCAGACTGTGAAGGTTCTAAGAATGCTGAagttaaaaggagaaaaggaggcagGGTGGAATGGGTGGAGAAATATGACGGGAGTTTTGTGTGA